The DNA segment GTATCACCACGATCGTTAATGTATTTGAATTCTATGGTGGTTTTGCCGGAACCGTGCAGGATGGCGTTTTTCACGTCACTGCTCAGTTCGTTGTAAGGCGCTTCCACATCAAAATCATAATGCTCGCCGAGAGAGCGCAACATCTGGAAATAATAGAAGTTACGGCGATCCCAGCCCCGGATTGCGCCACCGGCCAGTGAAAGCTCCGGGTTCTGTACTACGCGTTCCGGATCGAAGAACTGCTGCACGCCCAGACCGTCACAGGTCTGGCAGGCACCGGCCGGGTTGTTGAACGAGAACATGCGTGGTTCGAGCTCGCTCATACTGTAGCCACAAATCGGGCAGGCGAAGTTCGCCGAGAACAACATTTCCGGTGCTTTCGGGTCATCCATATCGGCGACCACGGCGGTACCGCCGGAGAGCTCCAGTGCGGTTTCGAAGGACTCCGCCAGGCGCTGTTGTAAATCCTCGCGTACTTTAAAGCGGTCAACCACGACTTCGATGGTGTGTTTTTTCTGCAGTTCCAGCTTCGGCGGATCAGACAGATCGCAGACCTCGCCGTCGATACGCGCACGGATATAGCCCTGCGAGGCCAGATTTTCCAGCGTTTTGGTGTGCTCACCTTTACGGTCTTTGATGATCGTGGCAAGCAGCATCAGACGCTGGCCTTCCGGCTGCGCCAGCACGTTGTCCACCATCTGGCTTACGGTCTGAGCTGACAGCGGAACATTATGATCCGGGCAGCGCGGTTCTCCCACTCGGGCAAACAGCAGACGCAGGTAGTCGTGGATTTCCGTGATGGTCCCGACGGTTGAACGCGGGTTGTGCGATGTGGATTTTTGCTCAATCGAAATCGCCGGAGACAGACCTTCAATGTGGTCGACGTCCGGTTTTTCCATTAAGGATAAAAACTGGCGTGCATAGGCAGACAGCGACTCAACGTAGCGGCGCTGGCCTTCGGCATACAGTGTATCGAACGCCAGAGAGGACTTGCCAGATCCCGATAAGCCGGTGACAACAATCAGTTTGTCGCGCGGGATAATCAGGTTGATATTCTTGAGATTATGGGTGCGTGCGCCCCGAACTTCGATCTTATCCATTCATCATTCCCGGATTAACTTGATAGCTCACCGTGCCGGTGACCGTCGGAAAATGTTGCATCGCGCCGGTCAGCGAATCGGGCACAGAGAAGAACGTAACGCGCAATTATGACACAAATCACAGTCTATGCCACCCCGAAACCTGAATGTATATCCAGTACTCGATGTAACAGCGGAACGTTTGCTGAACAATCTGGAAAGAATGCCGCAACCTTAGACATCCATGGTACGAAGGTATCGTTTTATGGTTATAATGCTGCAAAGTGTGACCTTCCACACCTCGGATTGTGGTTTCAACCACGACATACATCATCAGGAGAATCCACATGGCCAGCAGAGGCGTAAACAAAGTTATTCTCGTCGGTAATCTCGGACAAGATCCAGAAATCCGCTACATGCCAAACGGCGGCGCAGTGGCTAACATGACACTGGCGACTTCCGAAAGCTGGCGTGACAAAGCCACCGGCGAGCAGAAAGAAAAAACGGAATGGCACCGCGTAGTGTTGTTCGGCAAATTGGCCGAAGTTGCCGGTGAATATCTGAAGAAAGGTTCTCAGGTTTACATCGAAGGTGCACTGCAAACCCGCAAATGGACCGATCAGGCTGGCGTTGAAAAATACACCACCGAAGTCGTCGTTAACGTAGGCGGCACCATGCAGATGCTCGGCGGTCGTGCAAGCGGCGGCGGCGCGCCAGCAGGTGGCGGTCAGGCAGCAGGCGGCGGCCAGCAGGGCGGTTGGGGTCAGCCTCAGCAGCCACAAGGCGGTAACCAGTTCAGCGGCGGCCAGCAGGCTCGTCCGGCTGCGCAAAACAACGCGCCAGCACAGAACAACGAACCACCAATGGATTTCGACGACGATATCCCGTTCTAGCGTTTACCAGAGAGTAGATTTTGTAAAAAATTACAAAATACTCATTTAAAATTAGAACATTAATTGAAACTTACGAATAGATATTATAAATATTCGTAAGTTTTTTTTGTCTTTAAATCCGGTTATGAACTACCTTGTAAGATTGTTAAGGGGGTTCAGATGAATATTAAACGATTCCCGTTTAATTCAGGTGAAAACTACTCCATTTTTTTTGGTGATGATTTATTGCCCATGTATTATCCCAATCTGTTTGTAACCCTTTATCATTGTAATCGCTCTGATACTGCTAACACCTGTTATAAAGAATTTGAACATATTAAACTCTTT comes from the Enterobacteriaceae bacterium Kacie_13 genome and includes:
- the ssb gene encoding single-stranded DNA-binding protein; protein product: MASRGVNKVILVGNLGQDPEIRYMPNGGAVANMTLATSESWRDKATGEQKEKTEWHRVVLFGKLAEVAGEYLKKGSQVYIEGALQTRKWTDQAGVEKYTTEVVVNVGGTMQMLGGRASGGGAPAGGGQAAGGGQQGGWGQPQQPQGGNQFSGGQQARPAAQNNAPAQNNEPPMDFDDDIPF